In the Commensalibacter nepenthis genome, AGCGTTCATTGTTTTTCCTAACTCTATCCATCCTGTCGGGGTTCGGGTTAAACCATCAAAAAAGGCGGAAGTGACTGGAAAGAAAATCATAATCATCGCCATGACCACTTTCGAACTAACCCCGAAACCGAACCATAATACCAATAAGGGAGCAAGCGCAAAGGTTGGAATGGATTGGCTTATCAAAATGATTGGCATTAACCATTGTCTTATAAAAGGAATGAGGCTCATCATTAACGCCAAAATCATTCCTAACCCACATCCTAAAATGAGACCCAAGATTGTTTCATTAAAGGTAATAAAAGCAGCATTCCACAATAATGCTTGGTTGTCTTTAAAAGCGATAAATACAGAGTATGGAGACGGTAATAAATAAGGGGGGATATGAAGGAATAAATGTATGCCTTGCCATAAAAGGAACAAGCCAATGATTAAGATAGGAATACGGAAATAAATTGGAAGAGAGGGCATTATAGTGCGCTTTTTTCTATTAGGAAAGCGAGTAAATTGGCTTGGGCTTGTTGCACATGTAAATTATCTGGATGACGAGGGATAGCCCCTTCAATAGATGGTATATAATGAATTTGTGCAGGATTGCCAACGAGGATTTGGATATTTTCACCCAATCGACAGGCTTCAAAAGGGTCATGTGTAATTAAGATGACTGTTTTTCCTTGTAGTAATTGTGCTGTATAATCCTGCATTTTACTACGGGTGACACTGTCCAATGCTGAAAACGGTTCATCCATTAGTATAATGGAACGATTTTCGTATAAAGTTCTGGCAAGGGCAGCACGTTGGCGCATTCCCCCAGATAGTTGAGAAGGATATTGATGGACTGCTTTGGTTAACCCTACTTGTTCTAAAATATGTAGTGCTTTGTTTTTATCTGGTTTTTCATTGCGTAATTTGCTGCCTAACATTACATTTTTTATGATCGTAGCCCAAGGCATCAGCAAATCTTGTTGTGCCATATAGCTAATTTGTGAATTTAACGAGGTTAATGGCTCGCAAGTAATCTTACCTTTGGTGATTGGTAATAGACCAGCAATCATTTTTAATAAACTACTTTTCCCTACACCACTTGCACCAAGGAGAATATTGAACGCACCTCCTTGAAACGATGTATTTAATCTGGAAAATATCGGTTCGTTGCGATAATTGAGTGTTAAGTCACGAATATGAATGGTTGGCGATGGGTTTGACACGGCAATGACTTGTTTGAAGAAGAGGTTGCAAAGGGACGGGTAATGCGTGGAGGAAAAGCAAGTTCTTCGTCCATTCCCCGTTGTAAAGAAAGATTGGGGTTATAAAAAGGATCATAATTGCATATAGATTTCCATTTATTACGAATTGAGAGGATTTCTTGCCGTTCTTTGCCAGCGCGTTGACCTGTATAATGATTGCCCAAAGAAAGAGATTCATAGTGAATAAGTTCAGCCTGTTGGCACTGAATTATGCGATAGGTTGCTTTTTGTAATTTTAAGCAAAAATCTATATCATTATAAGCAATTTCATACTCTTCATCAAATCCTTGTACTTGGTCATACGCTGTTTTACGAATTAACATGCAAGCTCCTGTAACGGCGGACACATCATGGTCATGAGTTAACGTAAACCGATTAGAGTGCTGAAAACGCCCTGCATGTTCGCATAAATTAGCGGCTCCCATAATGATTCCAGCATGTTGGATTTGCCCATTCGGATAATAGAGTTTTGCCCCAACAGCACCTACATCTTGATCTTGCATATGTCCCATCATGGAATTCAGCCATTGTGCAGTTTTAGGGCGAATATCGTCATTTACGATGGCGAAAAAATTATGTTTTGTGTGCTGAATGCCAAAATTACAGCTTTGTGAAAAATTAAACTGATTTGTTTTTAACCAGACCACGCGTAAGTTTGTATGTTTCAGTAATGGGCGTAAATAATGAAGCTGTGCACGAGTTAAAAAAGTTGGTTGTGAAATCACTAATATAAGTTCAAAATTCGGATAATTCGTTTCATTGAGAATACTTAAAATTGAATTGCGAATTATTTTGGATGAAATTGTTGTTGGAATAATCAAGCTGACAGGATGATGGTTTGATAATAAATTTATTTTCAAAGGAAAAATATTGTCTTTTACGTGTCCCGTCCATTGCCGAGATGAGATATCGTTTCTAACACTCTGTTGCATCTCTTGGATCGCTTGTGAATCAGGAACAATATGGCGATGGCTTAGGATAAAAGGCACATGATGGATCGAAGATCGTTTCTTCCAAAGATACAACGCCAAGGCAAGACGATGTGTATAGGCAGAATAATAATGGATTGGATAGTTTTGTTGAAAAGACTCAAAAATATCTTGACGAAACAACCAAATATCTTGGGTAAGGATACCTGATATCAAGGTTAAATATCCAATATTGGGTTTAAAGAGCGGACTTGCCCTGTGGTGATGTTGATCGAACATATCAGAATCTGCATAAAGTGCTTGTGGAAAATTTGCTCGTGCAGCTTGATCGGCGAAAATAGCCAAAGCATGATCTGACAAGACCTCACCATTTTGTAAAATAGCAACGTAAGAATGCGTTGCTTTCTTTGGTGTCGTCCATTGTTGGTTTAAAGATATATTTGTTTGTGAGTTATGATGATCGTCAGCATTATATATTATTGAATGAATAACAGGCCATTCTTTATAAAACGGACTTTGATATAAAGTTTCCTTTTCTTTATCTCCCCAACAATCATATAAATCACACCAATCCTTATAGGATAAATTAATTTTTGAGTGGTTATAGTGATGTTGAATGGCGGTGCGTAACCGTTTTTTAAGATGAATAGGGGATCCAATCAGTGTTTTTAAGATTTTTTTTGGATTGCTGAACGCCAGCAAGCTACCTGCAAGCAATCGGGATAAAGGAATAATTGTAACGACAATCTTCGTAGAAATATTCTGTTTGCTTTGAAGAGAACTTATTTTCACTTTGTCACTATGTTTCGGTATATATATAATCCCCATTATCCAATGTTGTAGAAAACAGAAGTAATGTTGCAAATAATGCGTTTCTTCCCATTCTTGGCTGTCATGGTGATGGATAGAAATCACATAGGGAAGCTGTTTATTCTCCTTATGAAGCACTTTAAAAAGCACTAAGCACCATCGGTTTTCATACGCTGTGATTAAAGGTTGTTTAATAAGATCGGACATTGGGTGCGGCATAGGAGTTCTTTGTAAGCAAATAAAACTATGTAAGTTTTCGATTTGTGACGATATTCTTTAAATAATCCAAATATTTTCAGAATAGAGTATAATTTAAAAGATTGGTTTGTAAAATGGGTATAAAAATAATTTGGTTTATGAATACATAACACTATATAAAATAGTATTTTAATCGCATTTAAAAATTTAATTTACTTAAAAATATTGTAATAAATTATTAGGAGCATTATAGTATGTATAATTAGCTGGGCGATTGTCGTTTTAAATAGGTAAATCATAAGAAAATGAGTAAATATTATTATGGATATAAAAACACCATAGCGCTACTTTTAATTGGTGGTGGTGTAACGTGTTTGCACGATTCTGGGTACAGTGCGACCCCGCAAACGAATATTTCTCATAGTACGATGGATGCAACCGACCAAGCAAAAGCCTTGTCTCATTTGCAAAAGGTGGATATTGGACAAGGATGGATTGCGTGTGAAAAGACAGTTTCATCATGTTCCCCGTGGAACGCGGTGAAAGTGATCAATATTGATCCATACCAAGATATTCACTATCAAATAGGTAAATTATCAGTTACTTTTTCCAAGGGACGACCAACCTTTTCTGTGAATAAAAATGAGCTGGTTATTTCTTTGGGGGGAATGTTTCAATATGATGTGGGTGCTTTTGTTGGCGCTAATCCCAAAGGAAATGGTCCGTCAATGAATAGCATCCGCAGTCATCTTAGGCGTGGACGTTTTATTGTCAGTGCAAAATACAAAGATTTCGTTGTAACCGTGACCCCTGATCTGGGAACCTCTGGCACACAAAATGATTCTCTGTTTGAGGCGTCCTTAAGATACCAAGGATTTCGTCATACCTCCATTGATATTGGGTTATTACAACCTCGTGTTACGATGGAAGATGCCGAGGGGTCTAATTTCTTTGAGTTTGTTGAACGCCCCATGGTAATTGATTTGGTTCGTAATATCGCTTCGGCAAATGCACGTCTATCTTTTGGGGGAACGCATTGGGAAAAAAGATATATTGTCGCAGCTTATGTAACAGGACCACGTTATGGACCCTTTAAAAATTTCCAAAATAATCAAATTGGTGGTGTATTTAGGCTGGCAGGACGACCCGTTATCACCAATGATATAGATTTACATGTAGGCGTTTCTGGATCTTTTGCGTTTCACGGGGAAAATCGACAATATTCGATGAATACAGGGCAAGAGGCACAGATATGGCTTACGCGTCCTTACATAAAGACCAGAACGATGGATGGGGTGAATAGTATTTGGAGCGTTGGTCCCCAAATCGCCTTGCGGTACAAGCGGTTTTTATTAATGTCCGAATATTATTCTATCCATATACAAAGATCAGCAGTAAATGGTCAAAATGCTCCAAATTTGAATTTTCCTGGATGGTATGTCAGTGCCAATTACACGTTATTTGGGCAACCTCGGCTTTACGAAGCACAAAGAGGTGTATTTATCACGCCAATAGGTCCCACTTTTAACCCAGCAGCAGGATATTGGGGGGCTTTGGAGTGGTCTGCACGTTGGAGTGTGATGGATTTAAATAGCCATAAATTTTGGTATGGCTCTAACAATAAATTATTTGGTGTCAATGGTGGCAAACAGACCGTATGGTCGACGGGGTTCAATTGGTATCCATCTTCTCAGGTAAAAATAATGTTAGATTATAATCATATTCAAGCGTCATCTTCGTTAAAAAATGAGTATAACCCCAGAGGGCGCAACAGTAATCTCGTTATTTCAAGGCTACAATATAATTTTTAAGCTTCTTTTACACATTATTTCAAAATTAATGTGTAAAATTTCTTAAATTACCTGACCGAAATGTTACTTTAACTTTCACCATATTCATACATAAGATTATTTTTCATAGTTTGATTCTCTGATATTCGTTAATTAATTAATCTATATATTTAATAATATGGTGTGTGATATGTGTATAAATAAAATAAATTACAGCAAAATTAATAGCTTTATTGTACCATATAGCATTGTTTTCAGTGTTGCTGTGTGTTTTACAAGTTTTTCTTCAGTAAGTGGAGCCGCTAGCACGAAGACTATTACCCAATCAGAGCAAATGCCTGACGATAAACAGCTTGCAAAATTAGGCGAGCAAAAGACAGATTTTGGACAAGGGTGGTATATTTGTTCAGAAACTGAAAAAACTTGCACAATGTGGAATGCAATTAAAATTGTTAATGTCGACCCTTACAAGAACATTAAATATCGTATAGGCAGCTTAAATTTAACATTTCCAAAAGGTCGCCCAACTTTAACATCCCAAGATAAACGTTTAAAAATCACTTTGGGGATGATTATTAACTATGATATTGGCGGGTTTATTGGTCCTGATAATAAATATGGACAAGATGTTTCAGGATCTCGGGGCTATATACGTCGTGGGCGTTTTAGTTTGGGCGTGCAATATGATGATTTTTTGTTAACTGTTAGTCCTGACTTTGGTGAGTTTTTTAGAGATACATATAATTTATATGAAGCGAACTTAGCATATAAAGGTTTTAAAAACACAATCATTAGCATTGGTTTATTCCAACCAAGATCGTCAATGGAGGATGCAGAGAGTTCAACTGGCTATGAATTCATGGAACGACCAGCCATTGTTGATGTGGTACGTAATATTGCTGGGGGTGAGCCAAGATTGTCTTTTGGTGCTCAACATTTTGGTAAAAGATATCTGATTAGTGCTTATGTTACGGGGCAACGATTAGGCAAAGCATTTCAACAAAATTTCCAAAATAATCAGATCGGTGGTGTTTTCAGAGCCGCTGTGCATCCTCTTTCTACACGTGATCTTGATTTACATGTCGGACTTTCAAGCTCTTTTGCTTTGCATGGCGATAATAAAAAATATGGAATAAGTGCCAGGCAAGATGCTCAATTATGGTTAAGTAAACAATATATTCGTACGGGTACATTAAACGGGGTTGATAATGTATGGGCGATTGGACCAGAAGTGGCATTTCGTTGGAAAAGACTTGTATTACAATCAGAATTTTATAATGTTCATTTAGGGCGTAATTCAAGCCAGGCAGAGTACAGACCGAATTTTAATTTCAAAGGATGGTATATTTTATCTTCTTATACTATTTTTGGTCAACCGCGTTCATACAATAACGCACGTGCTATTTTTAATCCGCCAACAGGGTCATATTTCAATCCAGCGGCAGGTCAATGGGGGGCTTTGGAATGGGGTACACGGTTCAGCCAAATGGATTTGGATGATCGTGTGCATAGTTACAGCTCAACAGGAAAGTTCCAAGGCGTTCAAGGGGGTAAGCAAACGATTATCACGACAGGATTTAATTGGTATCCATCAACACATATGCGTATCATGCTTGAATATCATCATGTGCATGCGACGGGATCTAAAGGAAATAAATATAATTTATATGGTCGCAGCAGCGATTTTATTACATCAAGATTACAATTTACGTTTTAATTTTTTAATGATACGCTTTTGCAAGCTGGTCAGGCGTTTGTTGTGATAATGCAAAATTGTACAGTTTTAAATAATCTGGCGATCAATATGTGGTAAGCATCAAAAACCATTCTGAGATTTCAAAGGCAATAAATGATTTCTGTAATGACCAACATATTATGTGTAAGAATTGCTCGTATTGTTTACAGTGATATTCCATATCACTGTAAACAACGCGATCAATTCCTACATGTAATGTTATGATATTCAGCTTTTCTAGGCTTTGCTCATGAATGGATGCTGAGCATAAAAAATAGAAATATTAAATAAAAGCGATATGTTATATAGTTAAATTAACCCTAATTGCTCGACATGTTTATCTTGTTGCATTTGCACGGCGTGTTCTAAATCAATAGATATAATTTGGCTAACCCCACGTTCTTGCATGGTGACACCATATAAACGATTCATGTGGCTCATTGTCAGTTGATGGTGGGTGACCACTAAAAACCGTGTGCCAGCCTGTTCGGTCATATCGGATATTAATGCACAAAAACGCTCTACGTTCGGATCGTCCAAAGGCGCATCAACCTCATCCAATATACAAATAGGAACAGGGTTACAACGACTGACCGCAAAGACAAGAGAAAGAGCAGTTAATGCTTGCTCTCCACCTGATAGCAAAGACAATGTAGCGAGTTTCTTTCCAGGAGGTTGAGCATAAATCTCTAATCCTGATTGCAAAGGATCTTCATGTGCCAATAATTTTAAATATGCACTACCGCCATTAAACATACGGGTGAATAAATCTTGGAAATGTTGGTTGACTTCATTAAAAATAGCGTTCAGTTTTTCTTTGCCTTGTTGATTGAGCTTTTGAATAGATTCTCGTAATTGCTGAATAGCAGCAGTTAGCTCGTTATATTCTTTTTCAATGGTATTTAATCGTGCTTGTTTTTCTTCGCGCTCAATCTCAGCCCGTAAATTCACGGCTCCCAAAGTATCTCGCTCAGCAGAATTTTCGGCAATGATAGTTTTAAGTTTTCTCTCAGCTGTATCACTAATATCGAGGTCAGATTGCTGTTTTGCAACTTCTTGAATAGAAGGTTCAATATTATTTTTTAATTGTTCTAATAATGCTTCTGCTTGTTCTTGTTTTGCTTGTGCTTTCAGTAAATTTTCTCTGGTTTTCTGAGTGTTTTGTTCAGCTTGTTGCAACTGTTTTTGTGCTTCTGTAAGATTTTTTTCTAACTGAATTAACTGTTGCTGTGCTGATTGATAAAGTTGACCCGCTTGAGTTTCTGTTTCTTTTAAAGAGTCATGTTGTGCTTCAAGATCAGGCAGTTTTTGATTGAGGATCGTATATTCAGATTTTAGCTGGGTAATTTTTCCTAGAGAGGTTTTGGCTTCCTCTTGCGCCTGAGATAAACGAGCTTGCCAGTCTTTAGATTGGTTTTCCAAAGCGTCTTTTTGTTTCAAGAGATTGTCTTTTTCATTGAGTAACAAATGATACGCTAATCGTTCTTTTTCTTCTTTTTCTTTACAGTTTTTATATGCTTCTTGAGCCGTGTAAAGGTTGTTCTTAACAGTGTCTAGTTCAGGAAGGGATTCGTAGTTTTGTGTAGAATGAATGAATTCTTGTTGTTTGATTTCCAAATATTTTTTTGCATCTTCACAACGGGGGTGCAGTGTTTCAATACGGCTATGGTGTTGAATATAGTTCTCTTTGATCGCTTGATATTTTTTTTGCGCTACGGAAAAATCTTGTTCAGCAATTTGATAATCTTTTTGTAAGTTGAGTATCTGTTGTTCAAGCTCTAGGACTTTCTTTTGTGCTGCTTCTTGTGTCGAAAGTGCTTGTTGGGGATTTTCCAGTTGTTTTTTCTGTTCTTGATCTTGATGCAAAGAGCGTTCTAAATGCTCTAACTCTGTGTGTAGTTGGGATTGTTTTTCTTGCAACGCCTCAAGACGGATATGATTTTGTTCATCTTCGCTGAGGCGTTTTTGTTGTTGATCTTTGAGTGTGGATAGTTGATTTTCAATCGTTTGTAATTGCTGTTGTGCTTGTCGAGCAGCTTCTTGACAGCGTTGTAATTTGTCTTGGCTTTGTTGAACGAGGGTATCATCAGGGTTAGGAAACTCAGCCTCTTTTTGAGCTTGTTCTAAATTTGTTTGTTTGTCTTTAAAATCTTGCTGTGCTTGTGAATAAGCAGGTTGTAACGCTTCAAACTGAGTTTGAGCGGCTTGAGCACGATTTTGAAGGGATAAGAATTCTTGTTGCAGTCTTTGAAATTCTTGTTTTGTCGTTTTGTAAAATGCTTGTTTTTCTGCAAGCTGTGTTTTGAGAATGTGGTACTGATCTTGCAGCTTTTGAAGTTGTGTTTTTAATGCAGGATATTGAGTGTTTAATGCTGCAAGTGTTTCTTCGGTTTGCTTCAGATTTTCTTTTTGTAATAGGCGTTGCGCAGCCTTACTTTGTAATCCTGCTTTTTGATGATAACCATCCCAACGCCATATATCTCCTTTTTTGGTCATCAGGCTTTGCCCAAAAGTCAGGTTATGAGAATAATCTTGACCTTCTTGGACTGTTTTAACCACACCAATATGATCAAAAGCACGTTGTAGAGCAGGGGAAGGAGGAATGATTTCTGAAAGTTTTCGTATAGATTCAGGAAAAACAGAATGACTAGGTGGTAGTACAATCCAACCTGTTTGTGTCTCTGAGCTTACAGGGCTTTCCAAGGTTTCATCAAATAGCGCAGCCACAGCAATAATGAGATCAGATGGGATCGTGATGCTGTCCAATACAGCAGGTAACGTGTGTGATGGTTTTTCACTTTGATCGTGCGACAAAGCAAGTGCTAAACCATCTCGCTTGGCTTGCAATTTCTGCTGTTCTGCTTCGTGTTGATACAGTTTTTTTTGTGCTTGCTCCGTTGCTTCTTGAGCCTGTTGATAGTGTATCGTTAAATTTTGTATGGTTTCTTGTAACGCTGTAACCCGACTTTCTTGCTCGGTTAATACTGTATTTTTATCTTGTAACACTTGATTGGCAATAAGGGTTGCTTTGACCTTGTCGATTTGCTCGGTCAAGAGTGTTAAGTTCTTTTGTGTTTGTTGGAATGCTTGTTGCGCAGTTACCAGATTTTTTTGACGATTATCATAAGTTTGTTTTGC is a window encoding:
- a CDS encoding ABC transporter permease is translated as MPSLPIYFRIPILIIGLFLLWQGIHLFLHIPPYLLPSPYSVFIAFKDNQALLWNAAFITFNETILGLILGCGLGMILALMMSLIPFIRQWLMPIILISQSIPTFALAPLLVLWFGFGVSSKVVMAMIMIFFPVTSAFFDGLTRTPTGWIELGKTMNASPLRQLLYIRIPAALPSFASGLRIAAAIAPIGAVVGEWVGASSGLGFLMQNANSRFQTDLMFAALFLLSLMTICLWGTVTIATTKLIPWAEDTREF
- a CDS encoding ABC transporter ATP-binding protein; this encodes MSNPSPTIHIRDLTLNYRNEPIFSRLNTSFQGGAFNILLGASGVGKSSLLKMIAGLLPITKGKITCEPLTSLNSQISYMAQQDLLMPWATIIKNVMLGSKLRNEKPDKNKALHILEQVGLTKAVHQYPSQLSGGMRQRAALARTLYENRSIILMDEPFSALDSVTRSKMQDYTAQLLQGKTVILITHDPFEACRLGENIQILVGNPAQIHYIPSIEGAIPRHPDNLHVQQAQANLLAFLIEKSAL
- a CDS encoding glycosyltransferase; this encodes MSDLIKQPLITAYENRWCLVLFKVLHKENKQLPYVISIHHHDSQEWEETHYLQHYFCFLQHWIMGIIYIPKHSDKVKISSLQSKQNISTKIVVTIIPLSRLLAGSLLAFSNPKKILKTLIGSPIHLKKRLRTAIQHHYNHSKINLSYKDWCDLYDCWGDKEKETLYQSPFYKEWPVIHSIIYNADDHHNSQTNISLNQQWTTPKKATHSYVAILQNGEVLSDHALAIFADQAARANFPQALYADSDMFDQHHHRASPLFKPNIGYLTLISGILTQDIWLFRQDIFESFQQNYPIHYYSAYTHRLALALYLWKKRSSIHHVPFILSHRHIVPDSQAIQEMQQSVRNDISSRQWTGHVKDNIFPLKINLLSNHHPVSLIIPTTISSKIIRNSILSILNETNYPNFELILVISQPTFLTRAQLHYLRPLLKHTNLRVVWLKTNQFNFSQSCNFGIQHTKHNFFAIVNDDIRPKTAQWLNSMMGHMQDQDVGAVGAKLYYPNGQIQHAGIIMGAANLCEHAGRFQHSNRFTLTHDHDVSAVTGACMLIRKTAYDQVQGFDEEYEIAYNDIDFCLKLQKATYRIIQCQQAELIHYESLSLGNHYTGQRAGKERQEILSIRNKWKSICNYDPFYNPNLSLQRGMDEELAFPPRITRPFATSSSNKSLPCQTHRQPFIFVT
- a CDS encoding OprO/OprP family phosphate-selective porin, with amino-acid sequence MSKYYYGYKNTIALLLIGGGVTCLHDSGYSATPQTNISHSTMDATDQAKALSHLQKVDIGQGWIACEKTVSSCSPWNAVKVINIDPYQDIHYQIGKLSVTFSKGRPTFSVNKNELVISLGGMFQYDVGAFVGANPKGNGPSMNSIRSHLRRGRFIVSAKYKDFVVTVTPDLGTSGTQNDSLFEASLRYQGFRHTSIDIGLLQPRVTMEDAEGSNFFEFVERPMVIDLVRNIASANARLSFGGTHWEKRYIVAAYVTGPRYGPFKNFQNNQIGGVFRLAGRPVITNDIDLHVGVSGSFAFHGENRQYSMNTGQEAQIWLTRPYIKTRTMDGVNSIWSVGPQIALRYKRFLLMSEYYSIHIQRSAVNGQNAPNLNFPGWYVSANYTLFGQPRLYEAQRGVFITPIGPTFNPAAGYWGALEWSARWSVMDLNSHKFWYGSNNKLFGVNGGKQTVWSTGFNWYPSSQVKIMLDYNHIQASSSLKNEYNPRGRNSNLVISRLQYNF
- a CDS encoding OprO/OprP family phosphate-selective porin, producing the protein MCINKINYSKINSFIVPYSIVFSVAVCFTSFSSVSGAASTKTITQSEQMPDDKQLAKLGEQKTDFGQGWYICSETEKTCTMWNAIKIVNVDPYKNIKYRIGSLNLTFPKGRPTLTSQDKRLKITLGMIINYDIGGFIGPDNKYGQDVSGSRGYIRRGRFSLGVQYDDFLLTVSPDFGEFFRDTYNLYEANLAYKGFKNTIISIGLFQPRSSMEDAESSTGYEFMERPAIVDVVRNIAGGEPRLSFGAQHFGKRYLISAYVTGQRLGKAFQQNFQNNQIGGVFRAAVHPLSTRDLDLHVGLSSSFALHGDNKKYGISARQDAQLWLSKQYIRTGTLNGVDNVWAIGPEVAFRWKRLVLQSEFYNVHLGRNSSQAEYRPNFNFKGWYILSSYTIFGQPRSYNNARAIFNPPTGSYFNPAAGQWGALEWGTRFSQMDLDDRVHSYSSTGKFQGVQGGKQTIITTGFNWYPSTHMRIMLEYHHVHATGSKGNKYNLYGRSSDFITSRLQFTF
- a CDS encoding AAA family ATPase; translation: MTIRFTHLKIAGFKSFSDPITLEILPGLTGIIGPNGCGKSNIVEAIRWVMGESSARSLRGGEMDDVIFAGTARRAARNIAEVSLTIEGTEHIAPAPFQQQDQLQISRQLERGSGSQYRINNKVQRARDVQTFFADLGSGPRSSAIISQNRIAQLISASPEERRQVLEEAAGIAGLYSRRREAELKLKATEENLARLDDLQQQLIILIDSLNEQSSQATIYRRLSTELRTAETTLQSLYFQRAIRSLYVFEQKHLQAENAQKDAEDQYIKQQALFASLEEKLPQLRQKEIQALTQWDHERHATRSLQEQKNKIAEQIEQLQERIQEATEQQSTTNARVEKTEADLNQVHINLQTTEQNLQNHPEKEQILQDTIASYEKQLTILTLEIQKEENILDEQQKQHQAITQHYEQAKQAQHNAEIEYQKMSAEYQICLEALPKEEEIHKLENSQINAQQHLQIIQAQKQQSETLLNEAKLQASHAQHHAQQVEQAYTQLAQRIQQQTEKQQQILSQKNNVATQIQTLQNQSLTEQQKQQFVVELSELQKTYVSAKEHTQVTIQHHQEAIKTHFETESATQQAKQTYDNRQKNLVTAQQAFQQTQKNLTLLTEQIDKVKATLIANQVLQDKNTVLTEQESRVTALQETIQNLTIHYQQAQEATEQAQKKLYQHEAEQQKLQAKRDGLALALSHDQSEKPSHTLPAVLDSITIPSDLIIAVAALFDETLESPVSSETQTGWIVLPPSHSVFPESIRKLSEIIPPSPALQRAFDHIGVVKTVQEGQDYSHNLTFGQSLMTKKGDIWRWDGYHQKAGLQSKAAQRLLQKENLKQTEETLAALNTQYPALKTQLQKLQDQYHILKTQLAEKQAFYKTTKQEFQRLQQEFLSLQNRAQAAQTQFEALQPAYSQAQQDFKDKQTNLEQAQKEAEFPNPDDTLVQQSQDKLQRCQEAARQAQQQLQTIENQLSTLKDQQQKRLSEDEQNHIRLEALQEKQSQLHTELEHLERSLHQDQEQKKQLENPQQALSTQEAAQKKVLELEQQILNLQKDYQIAEQDFSVAQKKYQAIKENYIQHHSRIETLHPRCEDAKKYLEIKQQEFIHSTQNYESLPELDTVKNNLYTAQEAYKNCKEKEEKERLAYHLLLNEKDNLLKQKDALENQSKDWQARLSQAQEEAKTSLGKITQLKSEYTILNQKLPDLEAQHDSLKETETQAGQLYQSAQQQLIQLEKNLTEAQKQLQQAEQNTQKTRENLLKAQAKQEQAEALLEQLKNNIEPSIQEVAKQQSDLDISDTAERKLKTIIAENSAERDTLGAVNLRAEIEREEKQARLNTIEKEYNELTAAIQQLRESIQKLNQQGKEKLNAIFNEVNQHFQDLFTRMFNGGSAYLKLLAHEDPLQSGLEIYAQPPGKKLATLSLLSGGEQALTALSLVFAVSRCNPVPICILDEVDAPLDDPNVERFCALISDMTEQAGTRFLVVTHHQLTMSHMNRLYGVTMQERGVSQIISIDLEHAVQMQQDKHVEQLGLI